One Vitis riparia cultivar Riparia Gloire de Montpellier isolate 1030 chromosome 4, EGFV_Vit.rip_1.0, whole genome shotgun sequence genomic window carries:
- the LOC117912819 gene encoding violaxanthin de-epoxidase, chloroplastic — translation MALAAHPTCFSHDESTSSCCASWLKRGERFLRKGPVHVRGVVMIKVSSKCRSSRNSKLLRSYRNCIQVEFKYPNFLSHRTHKISPMCGSNNIIPEVEEVFEFPVATVLNLLKKWSQLHFMKVVGVLACTMLLIPSANAVDALKTCTCLLKECRLELAKCIANPSCAANVACLQTCNNRPDETECQIKCGDLFENNVVDEFNECAVSRKKCVPRKSDIGEFPVPDPAVLVKNFNIADFSGKWFITSGLNPTFDTFDCQLHEFHTESNKLVGNLSWRIRTPDGGFFTRSTMQRFVQDPNQPGILYNHDNEYLHYQDDWYVLSSKIENKPDDYVFVYYQGRNDAWDGYGGAVVYTRSATLPESIVPELEKAAKSVGRDFNKFIRTDNTCGPEPPLVERLEKTVEEGEKTIIREVEEIEGELGKTEKTFFETLMEGFKELRKDEEYFLKELSKEEMDLLSELKMEASEVEKLFGRALPLRKLR, via the exons ATGGCATTGGCAGCACATCCAACTTGTTTCTCCCATGATGAAAGTACCAGTTCATGTTGTGCATCATGGCTTAAAAGAGGTGAAAGGTTTCTGAGGAAGGGGCCTGTTCATGTTCGTGGAGTAGTTATGATCAAAGTTTCCTCCAAATGCAGAAGTTCCAGAAATTCCAAGCTATTAAGATCTTACAGAAATTGTATTCAGGTGGAGTTCAAATATCCAAATTTTCTCTCACACAGAACACACAAGATTTCTCCAATGTGTGGCAGTAATAACATTATACCTGAG GTAGAAGAGGTATTTGAATTTCCAGTTGCAACTGTATTGAATCTTTTAAAGAAATGGAGCCAGTTGCATTTCATGAAAGTAGTCGGTGTACTAGCTTGCACAATGTTGCTTATTCCTTCAGCCAATGCTGTTGATGCTCTCAAAACATGTACTTGCTTACTGAAGGAATGCAG GTTGGAACTCGCCAAGTGCATTGCAAACCCATCTTGCGCAGCCAATGTTGCTTGTCTCCAGACCTGCAACAACAGACCTGATGAGACTGAATGTCAG ATTAAATGTGGAGACCTTTTTGAAAACAATGTGGTAGATGAATTCAACGAGTGTGCTGTCTCACGAAAGAAATGTGTGCCTAGAAAATCTGATATAGGAGAATTTCCTGTCCCAGACCCAGCTGTTCTTGTTAAGAACTTTAACATTGCAGATTTCAGTGGGAAGTGGTTCATAACTAGTGGCCTAAATCCTACATTTGATACTTTTGATTGCCAATTGCATGAATTCCACACAGAGTCCAACAAACTTGTGGGAAATTTGTCATGGCGAATACGAACTCCAGACGGTGGGTTTTTCACCCGATCAACAATGCAGAGATTTGTACAAGATCCAAACCAGCCTGGAATACTCTACAATCATGATAATGAGTATCTTCACTACCAGGATGACTG GTATGTTTTGTCATCCAAGATAGAGAACAAACCAGATGACTACGTATTTGTATACTATCAGGGAAGGAATGATGCATGGGATGGATATGGCGGTGCTGTTGTGTACACAAGAAGTGCAACTTTGCCTGAAAGTATTGTACCAGAACTAGAAAAGGCGGCTAAAAGTGTAGGACGAGACTTCAACAAATTCATTAGAACAGACAATACTTGTGGGCCTGAGCCTCCTCTTGTTGAGAGACTTGAAAAGACTGTGGAGGAAGGAGAGAAGACAATTATAAGggaggttgaagaaattgaaggGGAGTTAGGGAAGACTGAAAAGACCTTTTTTGAAACATTGATGGAAGGATTTAAAGAGCTCAGAAAAGATGAGGAATACTTCTTAAAGGAATTGAGCAAAGAGGAGATGGATCTTTTGAGTGAACTAAAAATGGAAGCAAGCGAGGTAGAAAAGCTCTTTGGACGAGCACTGCCACTGAGGAAGCTaagataa
- the LOC117913272 gene encoding inactive protein kinase SELMODRAFT_444075-like, translating to IDRTSSIRKTMSLSIKRPPTPPPLCSVCKHNAPIFGKAPRKFDYKEIIKATDGFSRQNFLAEGGYGAVYRGVLSDGQVVAVKQHKMLSAQGASEFCSEVEVLSCAQHRNLVMLVGYCVEVKWILVYEFACNGSLDKHLYGRETNEVMSWDSRMKVALGAARGLRYLHEDCRVGCIVHRDFRPTNILLTHDFEPMVGDFGLARWQADGQTAEETRVIGAFGYLAPEYTQTGLITEKADVYAFGVVLLELLSGCKATELSRHLGHQLLLDWASLIPYPQLFLASEKNIRVLRLPTA from the exons ATCGACAGAACTTCAAGCATCAGAAAAACAATGTCACTTTCCATCAAACGCCCACCCACTCCCCCACCCCTTTGCTCGGTTTGCAAGCACAATGCTCCAATTTTTGGCAAGGCACCAAGGAAATTCGACTACAAAGAGATCATCAAAGCAACAGATGGGTTTTCGAGGCAGAACTTCTTAGCAGAAGGTGGATATGGTGCTGTATACAGAGGGGTCTTGTCTGACGGGCAGGTTGTTGCAGTGAAGCAGCACAAGATGTTGAGTGCACAAGGAGCGTCAGAATTTTGCTCCGAAGTTGAAGTACTGAGCTGTGCACAGCATAGGAATTTGGTGATGCTGGTGGGATATTGTGTGGAGGTCAAGTGGATCCTTGTATACGAGTTTGCTTGCAATGGCTCTTTGGACAAGCATTTGTATG GAAGAGAAACAAATGAAGTAATGAGTTGGGACAGTAGGATGAAGGTTGCATTAGGAGCTGCAAGAGGTTTGAGATATCTTCATGAAGATTGCAGAGTGGGTTGCATCGTACATAGAGACTTCAGACCTACCAACATACTTCTAACCCATGACTTTGAACCcatg GTGGGTGATTTTGGTCTAGCAAGATGGCAAGCAGACGGCCAAACAGCTGAGGAAACACGAGTTATCGGTGCATTCGG CTACTTGGCGCCCGAGTACACGCAGACTGGACTAATAACAGAGAAAGCTGATGTATATGCATTTGGAGTTGTTCTGTTAGAGCTGTTAAGTGGCTGCAAGGCCACAGAGCTGTCCAGACACTTGGGACATCAACTCCTACTAGACTGGGCAAGTTTGATCCCTTACCCTCAATTGTTTCTGGCTTCTGAGAAAAACATAAGGGTTCTCA GGTTGCCCACTGCCTGA
- the LOC117913271 gene encoding putative serine/threonine-protein kinase: MLIKFVAKDKQSAKAKEITEITEITETTWSGLYRFSKSEIEKAISSANERSSLGQGSAGQVFKGVLPSGQAVAIKHIYKTNSHDSFTREVEGLSRIRHPNLVCLFGCCVEDGDMYLVYEFCSAGNLAYNLQRKDEVLTWERRVKILRDCALALRYLHNYIDGCIVHRDIKLTNILLTDNLEPKLSDFGLAKMLGMEESKVFTDVRGTIGYMDPEYMTNAKLTAASDIYSFGIVTLQLLSGQKVIDLDLDARDQLTRKAKDVNMGKRPLKDFEDPRLKGEVVTEDFQSILQVAVLCAAKSNKGRPSIDQVFQEMDRAWKNTVAYMRTKETITQATTSYSKSMEEFVSV, from the exons ATGCTGATTAAGTTCGTAGCCAAGGATAAACAGTCTGCTAAGGCAAAAGAAATCACCGAAATCACCGAAATCACCGAAACCACGTGGTCTGGCCTCTATAGATTCTCCAAGTCTGAGATTGAGAAGGCCATAAGTTCTGCCAATGAAAGGAGCAGCCTCGGACAGGGAAGTGCAGGTCAAGTTTTCAAAGGAGTTCTACCCAGTGGACAAGCTGTTGCCATCAAACACATCTACAAGACCAATTCACATGATTCGTTTACTCGGGAAGTTGAAGGACTGTCTAGGATTCGACATCCAAACCTAGTTTGTCTCTTTGGTTGCTGCGTTGAAGATGGGGACATGTACCTAGTATATGAGTTTTGTTCAGCTGGGAATCTAGCTTATAATCTACAAA GAAAAGATGAGGTTCTAACTTGGGAAAGAAGAGTTAAGATCCTAAGAGACTGCGCTCTGGCACTGAGATATCTCCATAACTATATAGATGGTTGCATTGTTCATCGAGATATCAAG CTTACTAATATCCTTCTGACCGATAACCTGGAACCAAAGCTCTCGGATTTTGGTTTGGCTAAGATGCTAGGGATGGAAGAAAGTAAAGTGTTCACTGATGTCCGGGGGACCATAGGCTATATGGACCCCGAGTACATGACCAACGCTAAGCTGACAGCTGCCAGTGACATCTACAGTTTTGGAATTGTTACTCTGCAACTTCTTTCAGGACAAAAGGTCATCGATTTGGATCTTGATGCCAGAGACCAACTAACGAGAAAG GCAAAGGATGTGAATATGGGGAAGCGTCCACTGAAGGATTTTGAGGACCCGAGACTGAAGGGAGAAGTAGTCACTGAGGATTTCCAGTCAATATTACAAGTTGCAGTACTTTGTGCTGCTAAATCAAATAAAGGGCGTCCGAGCATCGATCAAGTATTTCAAGAGATGGATAGGGCTTGGAAAAACACAGTTGCTTACATG AGGACAAAGGAAACGATCACACAGGCCACAACATCATACTCCAAATCCATGGAGGAATTTGTTTCAGTCTAA